The genomic interval CCTGGGCCCGCATCCAGGAGCTCAACCCAGGCATGATCCTCGCCTCGGTGAAGGGCTTCTCCGACGGACACCACTACGAGGATCTGAAGGTCTACGAGAACGTGGCCCAGTGCGCCGGCGGTGCGGCCTCGACCACCGGCTTCTGGGACGGCCCGCCGACCGTGTCGGCCGCCGCGCTCGGCGACTCGAACACCGGCATGCATCTCGCCATCGGCATCCTCACGGCGCTTCACCAGAAGACCAAGACCGGCAAGGGCCAGAAGGTCGCCGTGTCGATGCAGGATTCGGTGATCAACCTCTGCCGGGTGAAGCTGCGCGACCAGCAGCGCCTCGATGCCATCGGCTACCTCGAAGAATACCCGCAATACCCGCACGGCGAGTTCTCGGACGTGGTGCCGCGTGGCGGCAACGCGGGCGGCGGCGGCCAGCCGGGCTGGGTGCTCAAGTGCAAGGGCTGGCAGACGGACCCGAACGCCTACATCTACTTCACGATCCAGGGCCATGCCTGGGCCCCGATCTGCAAGGCGCTCGGCCGCGAGGAATGGATCGACGATCCGGCCTACAACACCGCCCGCGCTCGCCAGGACAAGATCTTCGAGATCTTCGCCATCATCGAGGATTGGCTGGCCGACAAGACCAAGTTCGAGGCCGTCGATATCCTGCGCAAGTTCGACATCCCGTGCTCGCCGGTGCTGTCGATGAAGGAGATCGCCGCCGATCCGTCGCTGCGCGCGAGCGGCACCATCGTCGAGGTGCCGCACCCCAAGCTCGGCTCGTATCTGACCGTCGGCTCCCCGATCAAGTTCTCGGACCTGAAGGTCGACATCAAGGCTTCGCCGCTTCTGGGCGAGCACACCGACGAGGTCCTCGCGGGCCTCGGCTACTCGCCCGAGCAGATCGCCGCGATGCACGAGTCGCGCGCGGTCTGAGGGGAAGCGGCAGCGCGGGTCTCCGCGCTGCCCGCACAGGATGGCCAGTCTCTTACGGCCATGATCCTCCCGGGACGGGGCATCGCCCCGGGAGCGCATGACCGGGCATGACGCCCGGGTTTCTTCCTCCTCCGATGACTTTCCCGGGCCGACTCCGTCGGTCCGGTTTTTCGGTGTCCGGGCCCCTGATACGGCATCCGTTTGATCGAACTTGCGTCACGGCGGAAGCCGAGCGTTCCCCTCTCCCCGCGGGCGGGGAGAGGGGAAATCCGCCCTCCCGCAGGGATCAACCGGATTGAGACTGTCTCACTCACAAAACTCTCGATCTCTGACCGTTCTCGCGTTGGCGAGGACGGCGCGGCGGGCGTTTTCGAGAGACACTTGAATGGAGGCGCGTTCGCCCGCGCCGCCTAACCGAAGAAATCGCCCAGGAAGAAGTCTACGGCCTGGCTCACCACGTCGGGATGGTAGGCATGCGGACCGTCATACTCGACGTAGGTGAGGTCGTAGCCCGCCGCCCGAAGCAGCCGGGCGTGGTTGCGGGCGCTCCGGTCGATCGGAATCTGCTCGTCGCGGGTGCCGTGCGACAGGAAGATTTTGGGCGCACCCGCCTGCACCTGCACCGACATGAACCCAGCGGACGACACGATCAGGTGGCTGACCCGGTCACCGTTGGTGAGCCCGAGGGACAGCGCGTAGCTGCCGCCGTCCGAATGGCCCGCGAAGGCGAGATGGCCCGGATCGATCAGGAACCGGTCGGCCACCTCGGCGAGCGCCCGGTCGAGCCGCTCCCGGTCCGGCCCGTTGCCGGCGATCACGAGATCCCAGGTCGGGTGCAGCGATTGCGGCGCGAGCAGCAGGAAGCCGCGCTGGTCCGCATGGGCTTCCAGCATCGGCAGGATCTTTTCGGCACTGCCGCCGCCGCCGTGGAACAGGACGACGAGCGGCGTCGGCAGGCGGGGGTCGATGTGCTCGGGCACGCGGAGCATCGCGTCGCGGGTCTCGAACAGACCGAGCGCGTGGCGGCCCGGCGGCAGCGGCGGCTTGCCCGGCAGCCGCGGCAGGAAGGCGAGCCGGCCGGCGAGCCGGGGATCGAGGGCAACCATCGGATCGAAGGGGGAGGAGGACATGGGGCGTCTCGCAGGTGGAGCCCAACGCCGCCCCTCATGCTGAGGTGCCCGCGACAGCGGGCCTCGAAGCACCTCGGACCGGTCCTTCCCCATGCCCGGGAGGGACATCGGAAGGCTGTCTCGGGTCGTTCGCCGCGCGTGCTTCGAGGCTTTCGCTTCGCTCCGCACCTCAGCATGAGGGACGGAGGGGCTTGCCGGACAAAAAAGGACCGCGGCGCCCATTTCGGGCACCGCGGTCCGGCTCAGTCGAAGCGGTCGGAGGGCAGTGCCCGCCTCACTTCTTCTTCAGGGTGCTCTGCGGGTTGAGGCTGCCGATATTGCCGCTCTCGCTGCCGGCGGCCGGGTCGATCTCCGCATTGATGAGGGTCGGCTTACCGGAATTCATCGCCTCGTCCACGGCCCGCTTCAGCTCGTCCGGCGTGGTGACGTTCACGCCGACGCCGCCGAAGGCCTCCATCATCTTGTCGTAGCGGGAATTCTTGACGAAGACGGTGGTACCCGGATCGCGGCCGGTCGGATCGGTGTCGGTGCCGCGATAGATGCCGTTGTTGTTGAAGATGACGATGCAGACCGGCAGCTCGTAGCGGCAGATGGTCTCCACCTCCATGCCGGAGAAGCCGAAGGCCGAGTCGCCCTCGACCGCCAGCACCGGCTTGCCGGTCTCGACAGCCGCCGCGACGGCGAAGCCCATGCCGATGCCCATCACGCCCCAGGTGCCGACGTCCAGGCGCTTGCGCGGCTGGTACATGTCGATGATGCCGCGGGCGAGATCGAGGGTGTTGGCGCCCTCGTTGACGAGGATCGCGTCGGGCCGCTCCTTGATGACGGTCCGGAGCGCCCCGAGTGCCGAGTGGAAGCACATCGGCGAGGAGTCCTTCATCAGCTTCGGGGCCATCTTGGCGATGTTGGCCTCGCGCTTGCTCCGCAGCGTCTCCAGCCAGTCGGAGGGCGCGCCCTTCCAGTCCTTGCGGATGCCGTCGAGCAGCGCTTCGACGCAGGACCCGATATCGCCCACCACCGGCGCGACGATCTCGACGTTCGAGTCCATCTCGCGCGGCTCGATGTCGATCTGGATGAAGCGCTTCGAGCCGGGCTCGCCCCAGGTCTTGCCCTTGCCGTGGGAGAGCAGCCAGTTCAGGCGGGCGCCCACCAGCAGCACCACGTCGGAATCCTTGAGCGCGGTGGAGCGGGCCGCACCGGCCGAGAGCGGGTGGGTGTCGGGCAGGAGGCCCTTGGCCATGCTCATCGGCACGTAGGGGATGCCGCTCTCCTCGACGAGCGCGCGCACCGCCTCGTCGGCCTGGGCGTAGGCCGCGCCCTTGCCGAGGATGATGAGCGGACGCTCGGCCGACTTCAGCACGTCGAGCGCCCGGGCGATGGCGGACGGGGCCGGGAGTTGGGCCGGGGCCGCGTCGATCACCTTGACCAGCGAGCGCGCGCCGAGATCGGCGTCGATGACTTGCGAAAAGAGCTTGGCGGGCAGATCGAGATAGACGCCGCCGGGCCGGCCGGAGACGGCGGCACGGATCGCGCGCGCCACGCCGATGCCGATATCGGCGGCGTGCAGCACGCGGAAGGCGGCCTTGCAGAGCGGCTTGGCGATGGCGAGCTGATCCATCTCCTCGTAGTCGCCCTGCTGCAGATCGACGATCTCACGCTCGGAGGAGCCGGAGATCAGGATCATCGGGAAGCAGTTGGTGGTGGCGTTGGCCAGCGCGGTCAGGCCGTTGAGGAAGCCCGGCGCCGAGACTGTAAGGCAGATGCCCGGCTTCTTGGTGAGGAAGCCGGCGATCGCGGCGGCGTTGCCCGCGTTCTGCTCGTGGCGGAAGGAGATGACCCGCAGACCCTCGGCCTGGGCCAGACGGCCGAGATCGGTGATCGGGATACCGGGCACGTTATAGATCGTCTCGATGCCGTTGAGCTTGAGCGCGTCGATGACGAGGTGGAAGCCATCCGTCAGCTCCGGCTCCTCGTGGGGCATCGCGCCCGCGGTGATCGCGTCGATGTTCTGGGCCTGGACGGTCATGCGGCGTTCTCCCTTATGGTGCGGATGCTCTTGTCCGGCGCGGGGCCCGATGGCGTCAGGCCGGGCTCGTTTCGCGCCTGCTGCTGCGCCGCGCGCAGCGTGCGGACCGGTCTCGAGTGGCCGGTCTTGTTGCGACACATCTGGCATACCAAATACCAATGAGTCGGTCAAACGAAACACGTGGCTCTGCGTGCCCCCACGTGAGGCGCCGGAGGAGCGGTCGAAACAGGGGCTGCGGGGGTCGCCGGATCCAGGGTTTCGGGGATGACGCGTCGAGAGACAGGCCGCCCGGCATCCGGCGGCCATGGTTCCTCGAAGGGAAGTCCGACGGCGGACTTGTCTTCAGCGTTTTCTGATCACACTCGGCACGGTCCCGAAGCGCGATCCGGCCTCGTCGTGGGTCGCCGGCCAGATTGGCTACGGGTCGAGACACCGGCCCGCTGTGACACCGCGAAAGCGTTGAAGGCATGGTTGGCGAAGGGCGGCCGAGGGGCCGGCGCGAGGAACTCCGCTGCCGGGAGTTCGGCTGGGGCGGCCGCCGCCTCGACGCGAGCCGTCGAGGCGGCGGACCATCATTCGAGGCCCTCAGGCCAGCGTCACGGCGCGAGCTTCCGCCGCGTCGGCGATCTCAGCCTCCGCCGCGAGGTAGCGCCGCCGCATCGGCTTCAGCACGAAGACCGCCAGCGCCGCGGCCAGGATGTTCAGCCCGATGATGAGGCCGAACACCGCCGACCAGCCGTAGGACGCCGACAGCACGCTGGCGAAGGGGACGAGGAAGGCCGCCGTACCCTTGGCCGTATAGAGGAGGCCGGCGTTGCTGGCGGCGTAGTTCGAGCCGAACGTGTCGCCGCAGGTGGCTGGGAACAGCGAGTAGATCTCCCCGAACACGCCGAAATACATCGCCGTACACAGAACGAAGACGACCGGATTACGCCCGTAGCCGAGGAGCAGAATGCAGGCCGTCGCCGCAATCACGAAGGCAATGAACATCGTGTTCTCGCGGCCGATGTTGTCGGACACCCAGCCGAAGAAGGGCCGGCCGAACCCGTCGAAGATGCGGTCGAGCGAGATCGCCAGGGTGAGCGCGGCCATCTGCAGGCCGAACAGGTTCATCGTCACGTCGGCGACCTTGAAGTCGTGGGCGATCGGCGCGATCTGCGCCGCCGCCATCAGGCCGCCGGAGGCGACCATCACGA from Methylobacterium sp. AMS5 carries:
- the oxc gene encoding oxalyl-CoA decarboxylase; its protein translation is MTVQAQNIDAITAGAMPHEEPELTDGFHLVIDALKLNGIETIYNVPGIPITDLGRLAQAEGLRVISFRHEQNAGNAAAIAGFLTKKPGICLTVSAPGFLNGLTALANATTNCFPMILISGSSEREIVDLQQGDYEEMDQLAIAKPLCKAAFRVLHAADIGIGVARAIRAAVSGRPGGVYLDLPAKLFSQVIDADLGARSLVKVIDAAPAQLPAPSAIARALDVLKSAERPLIILGKGAAYAQADEAVRALVEESGIPYVPMSMAKGLLPDTHPLSAGAARSTALKDSDVVLLVGARLNWLLSHGKGKTWGEPGSKRFIQIDIEPREMDSNVEIVAPVVGDIGSCVEALLDGIRKDWKGAPSDWLETLRSKREANIAKMAPKLMKDSSPMCFHSALGALRTVIKERPDAILVNEGANTLDLARGIIDMYQPRKRLDVGTWGVMGIGMGFAVAAAVETGKPVLAVEGDSAFGFSGMEVETICRYELPVCIVIFNNNGIYRGTDTDPTGRDPGTTVFVKNSRYDKMMEAFGGVGVNVTTPDELKRAVDEAMNSGKPTLINAEIDPAAGSESGNIGSLNPQSTLKKK
- a CDS encoding esterase, translated to MSSSPFDPMVALDPRLAGRLAFLPRLPGKPPLPPGRHALGLFETRDAMLRVPEHIDPRLPTPLVVLFHGGGGSAEKILPMLEAHADQRGFLLLAPQSLHPTWDLVIAGNGPDRERLDRALAEVADRFLIDPGHLAFAGHSDGGSYALSLGLTNGDRVSHLIVSSAGFMSVQVQAGAPKIFLSHGTRDEQIPIDRSARNHARLLRAAGYDLTYVEYDGPHAYHPDVVSQAVDFFLGDFFG
- the frc gene encoding formyl-CoA transferase, which produces MTQPLDGIKIIDFTHVQAGPACTQLLAWFGADVIKVERPGSGDVTRNQLRHVEDADALYFTMLNSNKRSLTLDTKNPQGKEVLEKLIQESDVMVENFGPGALDRMGFTWARIQELNPGMILASVKGFSDGHHYEDLKVYENVAQCAGGAASTTGFWDGPPTVSAAALGDSNTGMHLAIGILTALHQKTKTGKGQKVAVSMQDSVINLCRVKLRDQQRLDAIGYLEEYPQYPHGEFSDVVPRGGNAGGGGQPGWVLKCKGWQTDPNAYIYFTIQGHAWAPICKALGREEWIDDPAYNTARARQDKIFEIFAIIEDWLADKTKFEAVDILRKFDIPCSPVLSMKEIAADPSLRASGTIVEVPHPKLGSYLTVGSPIKFSDLKVDIKASPLLGEHTDEVLAGLGYSPEQIAAMHESRAV